GTGTGCGGCTGGAGGTTTTGAACAGAATCAACTGGAAGTCGGAGCGGTCCAGGCCGGCAGCCGGAGCGAGGCGCCGGACCACGCCTCCAAAGTTCCCGATTCGCACGGCCAGCAATTGTGTGACAGTTTCCCGCCGCGATGTGCCCATGGCTGGGTCGAAAAATTCCACTTCAAACCTGGGGAAGTGCTGCACAGCCCATTGGTGAAGGGCGGAGGCATAATATGCGGCCATACCGATCTGCTGCTTCATTCCCCAAGCCAAGCGATAAAAAAGCTCCGCATCCACGCCCAGCCCGGCAACGGAGAGGAAGTAGCGCGAATGCTGCGAATCGCGGTTCTGGTATTCGAGCTTTCCCAGCGCGACACGCTGTGGACTGGACTGCAACAACAGGCGCGCGGCGTGGACCGGCCGCCGGGGCAGGGCCAGGTCGTGCGCCAGCACGTTTGCTGTGCCCAGAGGAATGAGTCCCAGCGCCACCGGAAGGTCCAGCCCGACCAGTCCCTGCACAACGTCCTGGATGGTGCCGTCGCCTCCGCAGGCAATCACCGTATCCCAGCCCGCTAGGGCAGCCTCTCGAGCCTGCGCCGCAGCCGACTCGGAACCGCCGGTAATAGCCAGCCGGGTCTCTACCTCTGACGAGGTGAGTACCCGTGCCACAGCTTCAACATCGGCTAAACGCCGTTTGCGGCGGGTACCCGATTCTGGGTTGTAGAGGAGAAGCGCGCGACGCATTCGCTAGCAAGGATAACCGAGAGCCTGCGGATCATGCTCGCCGATGAAATGAAAATCGATTTCCCTGAGCTAATATTTGCGGGGGATGGATGAGGACTCAGGAAATCTATTATCCAGGGTTCACCCCCCGGCGGCTTACAATCGGAGTCTGATTCGATGACGCCAGCAGATTTTCGCCGCATCGCCCTAAGCCTTGAGGGCGCCGAAGAGGGTTCCCACATGGGGGCTGCCGATTTTCGGGTTGGCGGGCGGATATTTGCTACGCTCGCACATCAAGCCAGGGGGTACGGTAACCTGATGCTCACCCCGGAGGTGCAAGCCGAGTTTGTCTCTGAGTTGCCGAAGGTGTTTGTCCCGGTGGCAGGCGGGTGGGGCAGGATGGGAGCAACTCACGTTCGATTGTCGGAAGCAAATGAAGACTTGCTGGCGGGTGCTCTAAGAGCCGCCTGGAAGATTCGACTGGAGAAAAACGCAAACACAAAGAGCAAGAAGTCTGCTAAGAGCCGCAACAGGAGTAAGAAAATGTAGCGATTCAGCCGGCGTTGCAGAGATTCATGGTTGTGGATTCTGGCGGCGAGCGTAAGTGAGCAGAGCGATGCCAGCCAGAATGGCTACGCCGGCGATTTCCAGGACTGTCAGCAGCGCCGGATTCGATTCGCTGATCGGCCGAGCGCTCAGCAGGATGCGGCCATGCTCGTTGGGATCGTAGCGAACCTGAACCTTTGTGCCCGGACGCAGGCGGTTGGCGCGCGCCTCCATGCTGACGCGGTCACCTGATTTGTAGCCCAGCTCGGCGCTGGAAACATAAACCCGCCCATCGAGCGAGTAGCGCACCAGCCAGCGTACGACGTAAACCGTCTGGTGCCAGAACAGCAACTTCTCAGTGGTTTGATAGATGTTGGCCCCGATGACCTGTCCATCCACGGTCGGCAAGTTGTGAACGAACTCCCAGTTGCGATAGGTATTCAGTCCAGCGACGACTGAGAGCACCAGCGCGAGCAGCAGCAGGCTGTAACCGAGGAATTCGATGTTCTCACGGGCGCGGGGGGTCATAGCTAAGAATTCATGATATTCCCTCACTTAGAGAGGGTTTGGGATGTAATTCAAATACATAGATGCTTCGCCCGCAGGCGGGCTCAGGGATGACCCACCTTCCTGCGAACGAAGCCCCTGCGCCACATAAGGCCCGAGTCCCGGGTGGTTATAATTCTATTAATGCCCACCAAGGTTGACCCGCAGCAGCAGGTTGAGGCCCTGCGCGAGCAAATTCGACATCACGAGTATCGCTATTACGTTCTTGACGATCCCGAGATCAGCGACGCCGAGTTCGATCTGCTCATGCGGGAACTTAAGTCGCTGGAGGCCAAGTACCCCGAACTGCAGGCGCCCGACTCTCCCACCCAGCGTGTCGGCGGCAAGCCACGCGAAGGCTTCGTCAAAGTGGAACATTCCTCACCCATGCTCTCGCTCGACAATGCCTACAACCCGGAAGAGTTACGCGACTGGGAGAGAAGGGTGCATGAACTGAGCGGGCAAAGCACGGTCGAGTATGTCTGCGAACTGAAGTTGGATGGCCTCTCCATGGCCCTGGACTACTCCGGGGGAAGGTACCAGCGAGCGGTCACCCGCGGCGACGGCAGCGTGGGGGAAGAGGTCACGCCCAACGTGCGCACGATCCGTTCGGTGCCGCTTGTGGCTGACCTTGGCAACTCCGGACTGCCAGAAGCGTTCGAGGTTCGCGGTGAAGTGGTCATGCCGCTCAAGGCTTTCGAGCGAATGAATGAGGAGCGCGAGCGGCAGAATCTCGCCAAGTTCGCCAATCCGCGCAATGCCGGGGCGGGAGCCGTACGGGTTCTCGATCCTTCCATCACCGCCAGCCGACAGCTGGATTTCTTCGCCTACTCGCTGCTGGTCGCTGGCAAGGTTTACCTCCCCAAACAATCGGACGCATTGGAAGCGCTGTCGAAGGCGGGCTTCAAGGTGAACCCGCGGTGGCGAACGGTGAAGAACCTGGAAGAGGTTCAGCGCTACATCGAAGAATGGGAAGGCAGGCGGGAGAGCCTGCCCTATGAGATCGACGGCATCGTGATCAAGGTGAACCAGGTTCCGCTGCAGCAGCGGCTGGGATTCACCGGGAAGGCGCCGCGCTGGGCAATCGCCTACAAATACGCGGCCCGGTCCGGCGTAACACAGGTTGAGGATATTAAGGTGTACGTAGGGCGGACCGGAAAGCTCACGCCGGTTGCTCACTTGAAGCCGGTGCCTATCGGGGGCACGACCGTCAGCCGGGCGACACTGCACAATCAGGACGAAATCGAGCGCCTGGGGGTGAAGATCGGCGACTGGGTGATGGTGGAGCGCGGCGGCGACGTCATCCCCAAAGTCGTAAAGGTGATCGAGGACAAGCCGAGGGGTCAGCAGGAATTTGACATGCCTGACCGCTGTCCGGTGTGCGATAGCCACGTCGTGCGCGAGGAGGGAGAAGTCGACTCCCGGTGCGTGAACGCCAACTGCCCGGCAAAACTGCACGAGACGATCCGCCATTTCGCCTCGCGCGGGGTGATGAATATCGAAGGCATGGGCGATGCGCTGGTCAATCAGCTCGCCGAGCGCGGGCTGGTGAAAAATGTGGCGGATATCTACCGCCTGACCCTGGACCAGCTCATAGGCCTGGAGCGCATGGGCAAGAAGTCGGCGCAGAATGTGCTGGATGAGATTGAGGCTTCGAAGAAGCTGCCGCTGGAGCGCGTAATCTACGGGCTGGGGATCCGTTTCGTCGGGGAGCGCACTGCGCAGTTTCTGACCGAGCACTTCGGCTCTTTGGATGAACTGATGAATGCAAGCCTGGAAGAGCTGGAAGAGGTGAACGAAGTGGGACCGCGCATCGCGGTAAGCATCCGTGAGTTTTTCGATGAACCCAAGAATCGCGAGCTAGTGGAGCGATTGCGGGAGGCCGGGCTTCAGTTTCAGGGCAAGAGGAAGGAGCGCGGGACTTCGCTGGCGGGCAAGACCTTTGTACTAACCGGCACGCTGGCAAATTACAGTCGTGACCAGGCGAAGAAAATGATAGAAGATGCGGGCGGGCGGGTGTTGGGATCGGTGAGCCGCAAGACCGACTACGTGGTGGCGGGAGAAGAAGCCGGATCTAAGCTCGACAAGGCGCGGGAGTTCGGGGTCCGTGTCATCGATGAGCAAGGGATGCTCGAACTTGTGCGCTCGGGTTCTTGATCGGCCGGACCCGGTGAGAGAATTCAAACGGAGGAAGGAAGCGTGCTGCTGATTTCTATTCTGCTGGCGCTGTTGCCACTGGTGGGAATTGCCTGGTTTCTGATCACAACCCCAGGGCTGACGGTCGACAACCTTTTTACCACGCTCATCCTGTTGGGCATCTCCAGTATTTTCGGAATCAACGTACTCATTGAACTCTACAAGCGCGGCCTGCTGCCGTTCCTGAAACCAAAGCTGGAGGCCGCAGGAGTGGCAGGATATGCAACCAGCGCCAAGGGCCTGGGAGCGGTAGCACTGGCATCCGCCAATGGCGTGCTGCGGGAGAAATGCTTCATCCAGAGCGTGGATTTTTACGAAGCCTCGGTGGGGCAGCACGACAAATCCGTAGTCATGCTTCGCCCCGATGGTGCCAAGGCGGACAAGATGGTGGTTTTTCTCGGCGACGTTCGCAATGCCCTGCAACCAGGGACGAAAGCCGTGATCACGTACCGCGCCGAACAGGAAGGACATGCGCTGCTGAGCCGGGATTACGCGTAAGAGAGCAATCAGCAGTCAGGAATCAGCACTTAGCCACAACACTTAGCAGGAGTCCTTTTCCGCGGCTAGCCCTCATGCCGTGAATGCCCGCGATCCGAGACCCCCGGATGTTAAACTCAATGCTTGCCCAGTCGCCGACCAGCCAGCCCTATGATTACCGGCCGACGATAGCCTCATGATCGCCCAATGAGTGATGTTCGACGTGGTCTCATCATCGTCAATACCGGTCCGGGCAAGGGCAAGACCACGGCTGCCATGGGCACCGCACTGCGCGCCGTGGGCAATGGCATGCGCGTGCTGATGCTGCAGTTTCTGAAGGGCTCGTGGCACTATGGCGAGCTCGATGCGGTGAAGGCCTTCGGGGACCGCTTCGTGATGAAGCAGATGGGCCGAGGCTTTGTGAAAGTAGGCGGGACGGAAACCGATCCCGAGGATATCCGGCTGGTGGAAGAAGCCTGGACGGAAGCCGAAAAGGCGATCCTGAGCGGCG
The Terriglobales bacterium genome window above contains:
- a CDS encoding diacylglycerol kinase family protein is translated as MRRALLLYNPESGTRRKRRLADVEAVARVLTSSEVETRLAITGGSESAAAQAREAALAGWDTVIACGGDGTIQDVVQGLVGLDLPVALGLIPLGTANVLAHDLALPRRPVHAARLLLQSSPQRVALGKLEYQNRDSQHSRYFLSVAGLGVDAELFYRLAWGMKQQIGMAAYYASALHQWAVQHFPRFEVEFFDPAMGTSRRETVTQLLAVRIGNFGGVVRRLAPAAGLDRSDFQLILFKTSSRTRYLRFIAGRLLDWHLPIRGIELAHASSICCRPLAAGDPRANESSLVRVEADGEPLGRLPASLAVAPETVTLLVPPACRYARGQP
- a CDS encoding DUF3592 domain-containing protein is translated as MTPRARENIEFLGYSLLLLALVLSVVAGLNTYRNWEFVHNLPTVDGQVIGANIYQTTEKLLFWHQTVYVVRWLVRYSLDGRVYVSSAELGYKSGDRVSMEARANRLRPGTKVQVRYDPNEHGRILLSARPISESNPALLTVLEIAGVAILAGIALLTYARRQNPQP
- a CDS encoding MmcQ/YjbR family DNA-binding protein; its protein translation is MTPADFRRIALSLEGAEEGSHMGAADFRVGGRIFATLAHQARGYGNLMLTPEVQAEFVSELPKVFVPVAGGWGRMGATHVRLSEANEDLLAGALRAAWKIRLEKNANTKSKKSAKSRNRSKKM
- the ligA gene encoding NAD-dependent DNA ligase LigA, giving the protein MPTKVDPQQQVEALREQIRHHEYRYYVLDDPEISDAEFDLLMRELKSLEAKYPELQAPDSPTQRVGGKPREGFVKVEHSSPMLSLDNAYNPEELRDWERRVHELSGQSTVEYVCELKLDGLSMALDYSGGRYQRAVTRGDGSVGEEVTPNVRTIRSVPLVADLGNSGLPEAFEVRGEVVMPLKAFERMNEERERQNLAKFANPRNAGAGAVRVLDPSITASRQLDFFAYSLLVAGKVYLPKQSDALEALSKAGFKVNPRWRTVKNLEEVQRYIEEWEGRRESLPYEIDGIVIKVNQVPLQQRLGFTGKAPRWAIAYKYAARSGVTQVEDIKVYVGRTGKLTPVAHLKPVPIGGTTVSRATLHNQDEIERLGVKIGDWVMVERGGDVIPKVVKVIEDKPRGQQEFDMPDRCPVCDSHVVREEGEVDSRCVNANCPAKLHETIRHFASRGVMNIEGMGDALVNQLAERGLVKNVADIYRLTLDQLIGLERMGKKSAQNVLDEIEASKKLPLERVIYGLGIRFVGERTAQFLTEHFGSLDELMNASLEELEEVNEVGPRIAVSIREFFDEPKNRELVERLREAGLQFQGKRKERGTSLAGKTFVLTGTLANYSRDQAKKMIEDAGGRVLGSVSRKTDYVVAGEEAGSKLDKAREFGVRVIDEQGMLELVRSGS
- the cobO gene encoding cob(I)yrinic acid a,c-diamide adenosyltransferase; translated protein: MSDVRRGLIIVNTGPGKGKTTAAMGTALRAVGNGMRVLMLQFLKGSWHYGELDAVKAFGDRFVMKQMGRGFVKVGGTETDPEDIRLVEEAWTEAEKAILSGEWDLVVLDEINYAISYRMLDPARVVEVLKRKPEMVHVILTGRNAHPTIVELADTVTEMREVKHAYQKGIMAQRGIEY